A stretch of Lactiplantibacillus brownii DNA encodes these proteins:
- a CDS encoding type II toxin-antitoxin system HicB family antitoxin, giving the protein MKKNDRIVVYPAILTPDPDEPDFYAVEFPDVSGALSQGKGIANAMAMGSEALGLMLSDARNLPTATDIKTIKQANKNAIITYITTNLTEIAKKVRKPLVRKNVTIPENLAEQAKANGINFSEVLTQALTERLEA; this is encoded by the coding sequence ATGAAAAAGAATGACCGCATCGTTGTCTATCCCGCAATTTTAACGCCAGATCCCGATGAACCAGATTTTTACGCCGTTGAATTTCCAGATGTTTCTGGCGCCCTAAGCCAGGGTAAGGGCATTGCTAATGCGATGGCTATGGGCTCCGAAGCACTCGGCTTAATGCTTTCCGATGCGCGAAATTTACCCACCGCGACCGATATTAAAACGATAAAACAGGCTAATAAAAACGCGATAATCACTTATATCACCACAAACTTAACTGAAATTGCTAAAAAAGTAAGAAAACCACTCGTTCGCAAGAATGTCACTATTCCAGAAAATTTGGCTGAACAAGCAAAAGCTAATGGCATTAATTTTAGTGAGGTGCTGACGCA